A part of Streptomyces sp. NBC_00557 genomic DNA contains:
- a CDS encoding THUMP-like domain-containing protein, with product MNDLALLLTPEGRALLDEVRDTAPADELAVATRLRRDHPAALVSAALGQARLRQRAAAKFGAADAGRMFFTPNGVEQSTRASVAAYRAERLAGLGVTSVADLCCGIGGDAIAFARAGIRVLAVDRDPLTAATARANAEALGLGELIEVREADVTQVETGGYDAVFVDPARRGGRGRVFDPEAYSPPLSWAVEAARTAPRAALKVAPGIPHEAVPADAEAEWVSDGGDVKEAVLWFGTEPGAVRATLLPGPRTLRGKGLPDPGVRPVGRYLYEPDGAVIRAHLVAEAAEQLDGGLIDPTIAYVTADELRPTPYASAYEITDHLPFNIKKLKALLREREVGTLTVKKRGSAVEPEELRRKVKPQGPNAATVFLTRVAGAPAMLVGRPV from the coding sequence GTGAACGACCTCGCTCTCCTCCTCACCCCCGAAGGCCGTGCCCTCCTCGACGAGGTCCGCGACACCGCCCCGGCCGACGAACTCGCCGTCGCCACCCGGCTGCGCCGCGACCACCCGGCCGCGCTGGTGTCGGCGGCGCTCGGCCAGGCCCGGCTGCGGCAGCGGGCGGCGGCGAAGTTCGGGGCGGCGGACGCGGGGCGGATGTTCTTCACGCCGAACGGGGTCGAGCAGTCGACGCGGGCGAGCGTGGCGGCGTACCGCGCCGAGCGGCTGGCCGGCCTCGGTGTGACCTCGGTGGCCGACCTGTGCTGCGGGATCGGCGGGGACGCGATCGCGTTCGCCCGGGCGGGGATCCGGGTGCTCGCCGTGGACCGGGACCCGCTGACGGCCGCGACGGCGCGGGCGAACGCCGAGGCGCTGGGGCTCGGCGAGCTGATCGAGGTGCGGGAGGCGGACGTCACGCAGGTGGAGACGGGCGGGTACGACGCCGTGTTCGTCGACCCGGCGCGGCGCGGCGGGCGGGGCCGCGTCTTCGACCCCGAGGCCTACTCCCCTCCCCTGTCCTGGGCGGTCGAGGCCGCCCGTACCGCGCCCCGCGCCGCGCTGAAGGTCGCGCCCGGCATCCCGCACGAGGCGGTGCCCGCCGACGCCGAGGCCGAGTGGGTCTCGGACGGCGGCGACGTGAAGGAGGCGGTGCTGTGGTTCGGCACCGAGCCGGGCGCGGTGCGCGCCACCCTGCTGCCCGGCCCGCGCACCCTGCGCGGCAAGGGGCTGCCCGATCCCGGGGTGCGGCCGGTGGGCCGCTATCTGTACGAGCCCGACGGCGCCGTCATCCGCGCCCATCTGGTCGCCGAGGCGGCCGAACAACTGGACGGCGGTCTCATCGACCCCACCATCGCCTACGTCACCGCCGACGAACTGCGCCCGACGCCGTACGCCTCCGCCTACGAGATCACCGACCACCTCCCCTTCAACATCAAGAAGCTGAAGGCGCTGCTGCGGGAGCGGGAGGTCGGCACGCTGACCGTGAAGAAGCGCGGTTCGGCCGTCGAGCCGGAGGAACTGCGCCGGAAGGTCAAGCCGCAGGGCCCGAACGCGGCGACCGTGTTCCTGACCCGGGTGGCGGGGGCACCGGCGATGCTCGTGGGGCGGCCGGTCTAG
- the groES gene encoding co-chaperone GroES, translating to MTTTSSKVAIKPLEDRIVVQPLDAEQTTASGLVIPDTAKEKPQEGAVLAVGPGRFENGERLPLDVKVGDVVLYSKYGGTEVKYNGEEYLVLSARDVLAVIEK from the coding sequence GTGACGACCACCAGCTCCAAGGTTGCCATCAAGCCGCTCGAGGACCGCATCGTGGTCCAGCCGCTGGATGCGGAGCAGACCACCGCCTCTGGCCTGGTCATCCCGGACACCGCGAAGGAGAAGCCCCAGGAGGGCGCCGTCCTCGCCGTGGGCCCGGGCCGCTTCGAGAACGGCGAGCGCCTTCCGCTCGACGTCAAGGTCGGCGACGTCGTCCTTTACAGCAAGTACGGCGGCACCGAGGTGAAGTACAACGGCGAGGAGTACCTCGTCCTCTCGGCCCGCGACGTGCTCGCGGTCATCGAGAAGTGA
- a CDS encoding polysaccharide deacetylase family protein — protein MRPGARHGRTRSGRCRTARRALALLASALLLAGCAQSVDPIERLGRKAAEGVRPHGAAPDENYRRWGLAEPLARPPRPDARALPLPPGTAGRPLPRVVDHIPTRDRVVFLTYDDGADRDPRFVDMVRELGLPVSMFLTDSIAGPGYGHFARLRRLGAGIENHTVDHRALAGLPYAGQRAEICGQQDRLAARLGVRPRLFRPPYGSYDATTLHAASGCGISAVVLWRAAMTPADLVYFHGEHRLRPGDIILVGPDETTGPSLRERTARLLRRVQQRGLTVGRLEDYLN, from the coding sequence GTGAGGCCGGGGGCACGACACGGGAGAACCCGTTCCGGACGGTGCCGCACCGCCCGGCGCGCCCTCGCGCTCCTCGCCTCGGCCCTCCTCCTGGCCGGCTGCGCCCAGTCCGTCGACCCCATCGAGCGGCTCGGCAGGAAGGCCGCCGAGGGGGTACGGCCGCACGGCGCCGCCCCGGACGAGAACTACCGCCGCTGGGGCCTGGCCGAGCCCCTCGCCCGCCCGCCGCGACCCGACGCCCGCGCCCTGCCCCTGCCCCCGGGTACGGCCGGCCGGCCCCTGCCCCGCGTCGTCGACCACATCCCCACCCGCGACCGGGTCGTCTTCCTCACCTACGACGACGGCGCCGACCGGGACCCCCGCTTCGTCGACATGGTCCGGGAACTGGGGCTGCCGGTCAGCATGTTCCTCACCGACAGCATCGCCGGCCCCGGCTACGGCCACTTCGCCCGCCTGCGCCGGCTGGGCGCCGGCATCGAGAACCACACCGTCGACCACCGCGCGCTGGCCGGGCTGCCGTACGCCGGGCAGCGGGCCGAGATCTGCGGCCAGCAGGACCGGCTCGCCGCCCGCCTCGGCGTACGCCCCCGTCTCTTCCGTCCGCCCTACGGCTCGTACGACGCCACCACCCTGCACGCCGCGTCCGGCTGCGGCATCTCGGCGGTCGTCCTGTGGCGCGCCGCGATGACCCCGGCCGACCTCGTCTACTTCCACGGCGAGCACCGGCTGCGCCCCGGCGACATCATCCTGGTCGGCCCCGACGAGACGACGGGCCCGAGCCTGCGCGAGCGCACGGCCCGGCTGCTGCGCCGGGTGCAGCAGCGGGGGCTGACGGTGGGACGGCTGGAGGACTACCTGAACTGA
- a CDS encoding RNA polymerase sigma factor, with protein sequence METVFRLESPRVIAGAARIVRDVGIAEELAQDALVAALERWPRDGVPDNPGAWLMATARHRAVDLVRRRETYARKLAEIGRDLETAAPPEVPADPDDIDDDLLRLVFTACHPVLSREARTALTLRLLGGLTTAEIARAHLVPEPTIAQRIVRAKRTLAKKNVAFEVPCGPDREARLGSVLDVIYLIFNEGYAATAGDDLLRPGLCEDALRLARVLSALMPKEPEVHALTALLEFQASRAAARTGPHGEPVLLKDQNRRRWNRLLIARGVRALERAGATATGAPGPYALQAAIAACHARAHTYEETDWRTIATLYGLLAARAPSPVVELNRAVAVSMADGPAEGLKLVDALAAEPALRGYHLLPSVRGDLLARLGRTAEARTEFTRAAALARNGPERDLLLRRAAEPTPGA encoded by the coding sequence ATCGAGACCGTGTTCCGGCTGGAGTCGCCCCGGGTCATCGCCGGAGCCGCCCGGATCGTGCGGGACGTCGGGATCGCCGAGGAGCTGGCCCAGGACGCGCTGGTCGCCGCCCTGGAGCGGTGGCCGCGCGACGGGGTGCCCGACAACCCCGGCGCCTGGCTCATGGCCACCGCCCGGCACCGCGCCGTCGACCTGGTCCGGCGCCGCGAGACCTACGCCCGCAAGCTCGCCGAGATCGGCCGGGACCTGGAGACGGCGGCGCCGCCGGAGGTCCCCGCCGATCCGGACGACATCGACGACGACCTGCTCCGGCTGGTGTTCACCGCCTGCCACCCGGTGCTGTCGCGCGAGGCCCGTACCGCGCTCACCCTGCGGCTGCTCGGCGGCCTGACCACGGCCGAGATCGCCCGCGCCCACCTGGTCCCGGAGCCCACGATCGCCCAGCGCATCGTGCGCGCCAAACGCACCCTGGCGAAGAAGAACGTCGCCTTCGAGGTGCCCTGCGGCCCCGACCGCGAGGCCCGCCTCGGCTCGGTCCTGGACGTCATCTACCTGATCTTCAACGAGGGGTACGCGGCGACCGCCGGCGACGACCTGCTCCGCCCCGGCCTGTGCGAGGACGCGCTGCGGCTGGCCCGCGTGCTGTCCGCGCTGATGCCGAAGGAGCCGGAGGTGCACGCGCTGACCGCGCTGCTCGAGTTCCAGGCCTCCCGCGCGGCCGCCCGCACCGGCCCCCACGGCGAGCCGGTGCTGCTGAAGGACCAGAACCGGCGCCGCTGGAACCGCCTGCTCATCGCCCGCGGCGTCCGGGCACTGGAGCGCGCCGGCGCCACCGCGACCGGCGCCCCCGGCCCCTACGCCCTCCAGGCGGCCATCGCCGCCTGCCACGCCCGCGCCCACACGTACGAGGAGACCGACTGGCGCACCATCGCCACCCTGTACGGCCTGCTGGCCGCCCGCGCCCCCTCGCCCGTGGTGGAGCTGAACCGCGCGGTCGCCGTGTCCATGGCCGACGGCCCCGCCGAGGGCCTGAAACTGGTGGACGCCCTCGCCGCCGAACCCGCCCTGCGCGGCTATCACCTGCTGCCCAGCGTCCGCGGCGACCTCCTCGCCCGCCTGGGCCGCACGGCCGAGGCCCGCACGGAGTTCACCCGCGCCGCCGCCCTCGCCCGCAACGGCCCGGAACGCGACCTGCTGCTGCGCCGGGCGGCCGAGCCCACGCCCGGGGCCTAG
- a CDS encoding polysaccharide deacetylase family protein: protein MRVVVQNDKNRTRLARLVLVCGAVALAGSALLSGCTGSGAPRAEPRPAPGEGGPAHTPGPRPHPGAQSARRAAEDARRAEHARLVAAARRWGLDEVPLTPPPPPAHKPLITARAGFEVSHQEDWDLPPVFTSVPTRQKIVFLTIDDGAEKDPDFLRMMEDLRIPYTAFLSNYLIKDDYGYFRRMQSYGHTLNNHTLHHPYLPGLSYEQQRTEICAMQDIMERRFGRRPTLFRPPYGNYNQDTLRAAKSCGITYAPIWNEEVFVDHWEYREEDQRIHRGDIVLTHFRGRSDWNGTMTDDMRRFLNKVTREGYAVARLEDYL from the coding sequence ATGCGAGTCGTCGTACAAAACGATAAGAACCGGACGCGTCTCGCGCGTCTGGTCCTGGTCTGCGGAGCCGTCGCGCTGGCGGGTTCCGCGCTCCTGTCGGGCTGTACCGGCTCCGGCGCGCCCCGCGCCGAGCCCCGTCCCGCGCCTGGTGAGGGCGGCCCCGCGCACACCCCGGGCCCCCGACCCCACCCGGGCGCCCAGAGCGCCCGCCGGGCCGCCGAGGACGCCCGCCGGGCCGAGCACGCCCGGCTGGTCGCCGCCGCCCGGCGCTGGGGGCTCGACGAGGTCCCGCTGACCCCGCCCCCGCCGCCCGCGCACAAGCCGCTGATCACCGCGCGGGCCGGGTTCGAGGTGAGTCACCAGGAGGACTGGGACCTGCCCCCGGTCTTCACCAGCGTGCCCACCCGGCAGAAGATCGTCTTCCTCACGATCGACGACGGCGCGGAGAAGGACCCGGACTTCCTGCGGATGATGGAGGACCTGAGGATCCCGTACACCGCGTTCCTCAGCAACTACCTGATCAAGGACGACTACGGGTACTTCCGCAGGATGCAGTCCTACGGCCACACCCTGAACAACCACACCCTGCACCACCCCTACCTGCCGGGTCTGTCCTACGAGCAGCAGAGGACCGAGATCTGCGCCATGCAGGACATCATGGAGCGGCGGTTCGGCAGGCGCCCGACGCTCTTCCGGCCGCCGTACGGCAACTACAACCAGGACACCCTGCGCGCCGCCAAGTCCTGCGGCATCACGTACGCGCCGATCTGGAACGAGGAGGTCTTCGTCGACCACTGGGAGTACCGCGAGGAGGACCAGCGGATCCACCGCGGCGACATCGTCCTCACCCACTTCCGCGGCCGCTCCGACTGGAACGGCACGATGACCGACGACATGCGCCGCTTCCTGAACAAGGTCACGCGCGAGGGCTACGCCGTGGCCCGCCTGGAGGACTACCTGTGA